Proteins from one Corynebacterium testudinoris genomic window:
- the mgrA gene encoding L-glyceraldehyde 3-phosphate reductase, with amino-acid sequence MSTYHPSDNRYDSMPYRRVGRSGLKLPAISLGMWHNFGDDKPLETQRSILRRAFDRGVTHFDLANNYGPPIGSAETNFGRIFAEDFKPYRDELVISSKAGWDMWPGPYGFGGSRKYLMASLDQSLERMGLDYVDIFYHHRPDPETPLEETMYALRDIVASGKALYVGISSYGPELTAEAAEFMAEEGCPLLIHQPSYSIVNRWVEEPGEDGDSLLTAAADNGLGVIAFSPLAQGLLTSRYLKGVPSGSRAAAQKSLSGEMLSEENLEMVSRLNDIAQERGQSLAQMSLAWVLREQGDYGAETVTSALIGSSSVTQLDENLDTLNHLEFSAAELAAIDEVARDAGINIWADATASRIHGDE; translated from the coding sequence ATGAGCACCTATCACCCGTCAGATAACCGCTATGACTCCATGCCGTATCGCCGAGTGGGACGGTCGGGCCTGAAACTGCCCGCCATCTCCCTCGGCATGTGGCACAACTTCGGCGACGACAAGCCGCTAGAGACCCAGCGCTCCATCCTGCGGCGCGCCTTCGATCGGGGAGTCACCCACTTCGACCTGGCCAACAACTACGGCCCGCCGATCGGCTCGGCGGAGACCAACTTCGGTCGCATCTTCGCGGAGGATTTCAAGCCTTACCGCGACGAGCTCGTCATCTCCTCCAAGGCCGGCTGGGATATGTGGCCGGGGCCCTACGGCTTCGGTGGCTCGCGCAAGTACCTCATGGCCTCGCTTGATCAGTCGTTGGAGCGCATGGGCCTGGACTACGTGGACATCTTCTACCACCACCGTCCGGACCCGGAGACCCCCCTGGAGGAAACGATGTACGCCCTGCGCGACATTGTGGCGTCCGGCAAGGCCCTCTACGTGGGTATTTCATCCTATGGTCCCGAGCTCACGGCCGAGGCCGCGGAGTTCATGGCCGAAGAGGGCTGCCCGCTGCTGATCCACCAGCCGAGCTATTCCATCGTCAACCGTTGGGTCGAGGAACCGGGCGAGGATGGCGATTCGCTCCTCACCGCTGCTGCCGACAATGGACTCGGTGTCATCGCCTTCTCGCCGTTGGCGCAGGGCCTGCTCACCAGCCGTTACCTGAAGGGCGTGCCGTCGGGGTCGCGCGCAGCTGCGCAGAAGTCCCTCTCGGGTGAGATGCTCAGCGAGGAAAACCTGGAGATGGTGTCCCGGCTCAACGACATCGCTCAGGAGCGCGGGCAGTCGCTCGCCCAGATGTCGCTGGCATGGGTGCTGCGCGAGCAGGGTGACTACGGGGCAGAGACCGTAACGTCCGCGCTCATCGGATCGTCCTCGGTGACCCAGCTGGATGAGAACCTCGACACCCTCAACCACTTGGAGTTCAGCGCCGCCGAACTCGCTGCCATCGATGAGGTTGCCCGAGACGCTGGGATCAACATTTGGGCGGACGCCACGGCCTCCCGGATCCACGGCGACGAGTAA